In the genome of Coraliomargarita algicola, one region contains:
- a CDS encoding 4Fe-4S binding protein produces MYLIKPDLCVMCDACRPVCPRNAISAHATDKTYVVDADQCNSCSNMGAVRCVPQCPTDAIVKK; encoded by the coding sequence ATGTATCTAATTAAACCAGATCTATGTGTTATGTGCGATGCCTGCCGTCCGGTATGCCCGCGCAATGCGATCAGTGCACACGCCACTGACAAAACGTATGTAGTCGATGCCGATCAGTGTAATAGCTGCTCCAACATGGGCGCTGTTCGTTGTGTGCCCCAGTGCCCGACGGACGCCATCGTAAAGAAGTAG